The following are encoded in a window of Streptomyces sp. SAT1 genomic DNA:
- a CDS encoding slipin family protein encodes MLQDVLTAVVAAGCAGLVYLAAAARVVKQYERGVVLRLGRFVGGPRDPGFTMIVPFVDRLYKVNMQIVTLPIPAQEGITRDNVTVRVDAVVYFKVVDPASAVIQVEDYRFAVSQMAQTSLRSIIGKSDLDDLLSNREKLNQGLELMIDSPAIGWGVQIDRVEIKDVSLPDTMKRSMARQAEADRERRARIINADAEFQASKKLAEAAQQMADTPAALQLRLLQTVTAVATEKNSTLVLPFPVELLRFLERAHQQPPGPAGTAAPAAPAPPSSAPPVPPAPPAHALGNGDAPAGEPPPAAPGGTAVPGAPDGPPAEAPFDPPADAASVTPVRAAADAAAPDRPEH; translated from the coding sequence ATGCTTCAGGACGTACTGACCGCCGTGGTCGCCGCGGGCTGCGCCGGTCTCGTGTACCTCGCGGCGGCGGCCCGGGTCGTCAAGCAGTACGAGCGCGGGGTGGTGCTGCGGCTCGGCCGGTTCGTCGGCGGCCCGCGCGATCCCGGCTTCACCATGATCGTGCCGTTCGTGGACCGGCTGTACAAGGTCAACATGCAGATCGTCACGCTGCCGATCCCCGCCCAGGAGGGCATCACCCGGGACAACGTGACCGTGCGGGTGGACGCGGTCGTCTACTTCAAGGTGGTCGACCCGGCCAGCGCGGTCATCCAGGTCGAGGACTACCGGTTCGCGGTGTCCCAGATGGCCCAGACCTCGCTGCGTTCGATCATCGGCAAGAGCGACCTGGACGATCTGCTGTCCAACCGGGAGAAGCTCAACCAGGGCCTGGAGCTGATGATCGACAGCCCGGCGATCGGCTGGGGCGTGCAGATCGACCGGGTGGAGATCAAGGACGTCTCCCTGCCGGACACGATGAAGCGGTCCATGGCCCGGCAGGCGGAGGCCGACCGGGAGCGGCGGGCCCGGATCATCAACGCCGACGCGGAGTTCCAGGCGTCGAAGAAACTGGCCGAGGCGGCCCAGCAGATGGCCGACACACCGGCCGCGCTGCAACTGCGGCTGCTCCAGACGGTGACCGCGGTGGCCACCGAGAAGAACTCCACCCTGGTCCTGCCCTTCCCGGTCGAACTCCTGCGCTTCCTGGAACGGGCCCACCAGCAGCCACCGGGCCCCGCCGGGACCGCAGCGCCCGCGGCACCGGCACCGCCCTCGTCCGCGCCACCGGTCCCGCCCGCGCCACCGGCGCACGCCCTCGGCAACGGCGACGCCCCGGCCGGGGAGCCTCCCCCGGCCGCGCCCGGCGGCACCGCCGTACCGGGCGCACCCGACGGGCCTCCGGCCGAGGCACCGTTCGATCCCCCGGCCGACGCCGCCTCGGTGACCCCGGTCAGGGCGGCGGCCGACGCCGCGGCACCCGACCGCCCCGAGCACTGA
- the zapE gene encoding cell division protein ZapE, producing the protein MSSSTAGSRLSPVTGAAPAAPFSLCAREPHVPADRLVAEMVPPPRFDSVRFATYIPDPKQPTQTEAVRVLEGFAAGLGGAHAAGPARRGLFGFGRAKAPKAPAGPRGVYLDGGYGVGKTHLLASLWHATPAEPALKAFGTFVELTNLVGALGFQQTVRTLSGHRLLCIDEFELDDPGDTVLVSTLLGRLVDAGVALAATSNTLPGKLGEGRFAAADFLREIQGLSAHFRPLRIDGEDYRHRGLPEAPAPFSDEQVTKAAHTTENASLDDFTDLLGHLARVHPSRYGALTDGLGAVCLTGVGPVPDQSTALRLVVLADRLYDREVPVLASGRPFDRLFSEEMLNGGYRKKYFRAISRLTALARDAKGLVEPS; encoded by the coding sequence GTGTCGTCCTCCACAGCCGGCTCCCGGCTCAGCCCCGTGACCGGTGCCGCCCCCGCCGCCCCCTTCTCCCTGTGCGCCCGCGAGCCGCACGTCCCGGCGGACCGGCTGGTCGCCGAGATGGTGCCGCCGCCGCGGTTCGACTCGGTCCGCTTCGCCACGTACATCCCGGACCCGAAGCAGCCGACGCAGACGGAGGCCGTGCGGGTCCTGGAGGGCTTCGCCGCCGGACTCGGCGGCGCGCACGCCGCCGGTCCCGCCCGGCGCGGGCTCTTCGGCTTCGGCCGCGCCAAGGCCCCCAAGGCGCCCGCCGGGCCCCGCGGCGTCTATCTGGACGGCGGCTACGGCGTCGGCAAGACGCACCTGCTGGCCTCCCTGTGGCACGCCACCCCGGCCGAGCCCGCCCTGAAGGCGTTCGGCACCTTCGTGGAGCTGACCAACCTGGTCGGCGCCCTCGGCTTCCAGCAGACGGTCCGGACGCTGTCCGGGCACCGGCTGCTGTGCATCGACGAGTTCGAGCTGGACGACCCCGGGGACACCGTGCTCGTCTCCACCCTGCTCGGCCGGCTGGTCGACGCGGGCGTCGCGCTCGCCGCCACCTCCAACACCCTGCCGGGCAAGCTCGGCGAGGGCCGGTTCGCCGCCGCCGACTTCCTGCGCGAGATCCAGGGCCTGTCGGCGCACTTCCGCCCGCTGCGCATCGACGGCGAGGACTACCGCCACCGCGGCCTGCCCGAGGCGCCGGCCCCGTTCTCCGACGAGCAGGTCACCAAGGCGGCGCACACCACCGAGAACGCCTCCCTCGACGACTTCACCGACCTGCTGGGACACCTGGCCCGGGTGCACCCCAGCCGCTACGGCGCGCTCACCGACGGCCTCGGAGCCGTCTGCCTGACCGGGGTCGGCCCGGTGCCGGACCAGTCGACCGCGCTGCGGCTGGTGGTCCTCGCCGACCGGCTCTACGACCGCGAGGTGCCCGTCCTGGCCTCCGGACGGCCCTTCGACCGGCTGTTCAGCGAGGAGATGCTGAACGGCGGCTACCGCAAGAAGTACTTCCGCGCGATATCCCGGCTCACCGCGCTCGCCCGGGACGCCAAGGGCCTCGTCGAGCCCTCCTGA